One region of Vigna angularis cultivar LongXiaoDou No.4 chromosome 10, ASM1680809v1, whole genome shotgun sequence genomic DNA includes:
- the LOC108335602 gene encoding beta-amyrin 11-oxidase, with translation MMFLHSLWFILFAALLGGYAFVFGFLWRVNEWYYVSRVGRNMQHPLPPGHLGWPFLGNMLTFFKAFKSDPDSFIYDLVFRYGRTGMYRTFLFGSPSIIVCTPETCRRVLTDDEQLKLGYPASTTSLFGKRSFHGISNEEHKRLRRLTTSPITGHEALSMYVGLIEDASVKLLEELSSMSTPSEFLTELRKFAFKIITTIFMGSDVHHVDLGLVENLYRDFSRGIKSLPINLPGFAFYKAVKARKKLTKLLQGVVELKRRSNSRKRKTKRDMMDSLMEVKDEEGKQLEDEDIIDLLLVFLLAGHESSAHGILWTIIYLTQHSHFFQRAKKEQEEIMQARPSTQKGLNIKEIKQMEYLSKVIHEMLRKTSISFANFRQAKVDLSINGFTIPKGWKVLVWNRGVHMDPETYNNPKEFDPSRWENHTARAGSFIPFGLGSRFCPGSDLAKLEITIFLHHFLLNYRMERVNPDCRITYLPLQRPLDNCSARIIKLT, from the exons ATGATGTTTCTGCATTCTTTGTGGTTCATCCTGTTTGCAGCTTTGTTGGGTGGATATGCATTTGTCTTTGGATTTCTTTGGAGAGTGAATGAATGGTACTATGTTTCAAGGGTGGGAAGAAACATGCAACACCCTCTTCCACCTGGTCATCTGGGTTGGCCTTTCTTGGGAAACATGCTCACCTTCTTCAAAGCTTTCAAATCTGATCCTGATTCTTTTATCTATGATCTTGTTTTCAG atATGGCAGGACTGGTATGTACAGAACATTCTTATTTGGAAGCCCTAGCATCATCGTATGCACCCCAGAGACATGTCGTAGGGTTCTCACAGATGATGAACAACTGAAGCTTGGATACCCTGCTTCCACCACCTCCCTCTTTGGAAAGAGATCGTTCCATGGCATCTCAAATGAGGAACACAAGCGTCTTCGTCGCTTAACCACCTCTCCCATAACTGGCCACGAGGCATTGTCCATGTACGTAGGTCTCATAGAAGATGCTTCTGTCAAACTGCTGGAAGAGTTGTCTAGCATGAGCACTCCTTCTGAGTTCCTCACAGAGTTGAGAAAGTTCGCTTTTAAGATCATCACCACCATTTTCATGGGCTCTGATGTTCACCATGTGGATCTTGGCTTGGTCGAAAACTTGTACAGAGATTTCAGTCGCGGAATTAAGTCACTGCCTATCAATCTCCCAGGCTTTGCATTCTATAAAGCAGTCAag GCACgaaagaagttgacgaagttgctGCAAGGTGTGGTGGAGCTAAAGAGAAGGAGCAacagtagaaaaagaaagacgAAAAGGGATATGATGGATTCATTGATggaagtgaaagatgaagagggTAAGCAGCTGGAGGATGAAGACATTATAGACTTACTTCTGGTGTTCTTGTTAGCTGGCCACGAAAGTTCTGCTCATGGAATATTGTGGACTATCATCTACCTCACACAACACTCACATTTCTTCCAAAGGGCTAAG AAAGAACAAGAAGAGATCATGCAAGCAAGACCCTCCACTCAGAAAGGACTGAACATAAAGGAAATTAAGCAAATGGAATATCTTTCAAAG GTTATTCATGAGATGCTGCGCAAAACATCTATCTCGTTTGCGAACTTTAGACAGGCAAAGGTTGACCTCAGCATCAATG GTTTTACTATACCAAAAGGATGGAAAGTTCTGGTTTGGAACCGAGGGGTGCATATGGACCCTGAAACTTACAACAATCCAAAGGAATTCGATCCTTCCAGATGGGAA aatcacacaGCAAGAGCAGGTTCTTTTATTCCATTTGGATTAGGAAGCAGATTTTGTCCTGGGAGCGACCTGGCCAAACTTGAGATCACCATTTTCCtccatcattttcttcttaacTACAG GATGGAGAGAGTTAACCCAGATTGTCGAATCACTTATCTACCATTGCAAAGGCCCTTAGATAACTGCTCTGCAAGAATTATAAAACTCACATAA